A single Micromonospora luteifusca DNA region contains:
- a CDS encoding phosphatase domain-containing protein, with amino-acid sequence MTRLIATRGLPASGKTTFARTLQPSVARVNRDDLRRMLHGERLFTQWAEAQVTAVQRAQVEALLKARADVCVDDTNLRARTLRDWADLAVRHGAEFVVHDFTDVPLAECLRRDAARPAVDQVGADAIRRLHERYLEGRTLPLPVPQARTGRPAVVHPASSEPPEIVLVDIDGTVALAVSRSPYDMTRVGTDQPNAPVIAAVRAMHAAGYGVVFCSGRDASARTATEVWLAQHVAVPYLGLHLRAVGDTRKDSVVKREIYDREIRDRYRVAGVFDDRVQVVQMWRALGLTVFQVADGDF; translated from the coding sequence ATGACCCGCCTGATCGCCACCCGAGGACTGCCCGCCTCGGGTAAGACGACCTTCGCCCGCACCCTCCAGCCGTCCGTCGCCCGGGTCAACCGGGACGACCTGCGCCGGATGCTGCACGGCGAGCGGCTCTTCACCCAGTGGGCCGAGGCGCAGGTGACCGCCGTGCAACGGGCCCAGGTCGAGGCGTTGCTGAAGGCGAGGGCGGACGTCTGCGTGGACGACACCAACCTGCGCGCGCGGACACTGCGGGACTGGGCCGACCTGGCCGTCCGCCACGGCGCGGAGTTCGTGGTGCACGACTTCACCGATGTACCGCTGGCCGAGTGCCTGCGTCGCGACGCCGCTCGCCCGGCCGTCGACCAGGTCGGCGCGGACGCGATCCGCCGGCTGCACGAGCGGTACCTGGAGGGGCGGACACTGCCGTTGCCCGTGCCGCAGGCCCGCACCGGACGCCCCGCCGTCGTGCACCCGGCGTCGAGCGAGCCACCGGAGATCGTCCTGGTGGACATCGACGGCACCGTCGCGCTGGCCGTCTCCCGCAGCCCGTACGACATGACCCGGGTGGGCACGGACCAGCCGAACGCGCCGGTGATCGCGGCGGTCCGGGCGATGCACGCGGCCGGTTACGGGGTGGTCTTCTGCTCCGGGCGGGACGCCTCCGCCCGCACGGCCACCGAGGTGTGGTTGGCCCAGCACGTCGCGGTCCCCTACCTGGGCCTGCATCTACGCGCTGTCGGCGACACTCGTAAGGACTCGGTCGTCAAGCGGGAGATCTACGACCGGGAGATCCGGGACCGTTACCGGGTGGCCGGCGTCTTCGACGACCGCGTCCAGGTGGTCCAGATGTGGCGAGCCCTCGGCCTCACCGTCTTCCAGGTGGCCGACGGCGACTTCTGA